In Carassius auratus strain Wakin chromosome 49, ASM336829v1, whole genome shotgun sequence, one DNA window encodes the following:
- the LOC113066283 gene encoding serine/arginine repetitive matrix protein 2-like isoform X4, which produces MKASSKQVPKDALIKENGIQEDAMIDKESPFKEIAPIKTSSPIALATERDETVDGVRSVTDPLLFVEDDEPIGGDLSKASCTQQSEPVKESLYGDSGSLASPPERLEFRKTTKSTAGSLSRNKDPSQLSPVLVQKSETKLQEAEQGKNQVVEDPGKESSFHHKLKQALMPKSPCSRKQAAVSAPPAADLEEDFMILDDEAPVLFVIPRKAEVSRNKRPVPTDITKENVLTEPHSTDQLSQSETDTTDHHGKDDQRNTAQTESGKQKPKGKLGKASKKSVKDSVTHNSLEDGADLVPEMLEDRVSDPTASQTVQGHKTVPTGKKRANRKAPELAELSDKDETNTGGSQEIPVTESKATKKSSKSSKKERPGPKAKEKSSKDTAAADHHSTKSNKKRKKDKKEETAPKTKKITSELQIELEQIDPSCEEQEHEPSPALNEQEEEQTTAVNKQSSHKDDAVHPGKKQKRKETKRVEPKPKDPPTIASDISSDSPMCGRRKRRSPGEWWLTSPNESTTEPQPKQVLSMAQKRRASTKASTKQAAAVDSEETVSIRPSQGNQKKQKTRNLLNSAKKAITGDDGHNTAAEQRTAKKTVSRRKPKSAATQPQTASPGEEVGACLNENDADISPELCSPNRRHDILSGEKRVFDWVYSRETGSAQKQTSCSLRKPDSSVPEKIPQKRQRKAPSDWWEAPQSQEPADGHPTLHRPPPQKSELTNTPFHGAFNKDGNSMKLQKTKNLTRNLKRNNTNTPKSIKRSLASMNAIFASQKPENTVKSVLRCRKQGRRNLLHSLEDQSDHSSESTGQNDDQLQGNGCASFGFTSGVTMEPSGTRNKTSVRLSSGPNRLSDVDVAFRSGPSSMLELQRHDEEDDDIDLPSSKVILSTRVTAHEGQAPRVLAQCDFCGPPLQPIVLEEEDWNNLHEWFSHLWPPASKDGRVISPDDFHWHSHGGRAMGHMVDLQSHSFSHGKILLGSFMKKPPQVDLDTVSVFSIISSCVRVDIDGVKSVYNSGQVFMIPSGHMYSIQNLCQEPAVLIYHSQITLRAD; this is translated from the exons ATGAAGGCATCATCTAAACAG GTGCCCAAGGATGCTTTAATCAAAGAAAATGGCATTCAAGAAGATGCAATGATTGATAAAG AGAGTCCATTTAAAGAAATTGCTCCCATAAAGACGTCCAGCCCTATTGCTTTGGCAACAGAGAGGGATGAAACGGTGGATGGAGTCAGATCTGTGACTGATCCTCTTCTCTTCGTTGAGGATGATGAACCCATTGGTGGAGACTTAAGCAAGGCGTCCTGCACTCAGCAGTCAGAACCGGTCAAGGAATCCCTCTATgg GGATAGCGGGTCTCTGGCATCACCACCGGAAAGGCTTGAGTTTAGAAAAACTACTAAATCAACTGCTGGTTCCTTATCAAG gaaTAAAGATCCAAGTCAACTTTCTCCTGTTTTGGTTCAGAAGAGTGAAACAAAACTTCAGGAGGCAGAGCAAGGCAAGAATCAAGTGGTGGAGGATCCAGGCAAAGAATCGTCTTTCCACCACAAGCTTAAACAGGCCTTGATGCCTAAATCCCCATG TTCCAGGAAACAAGCAGCAGTATCAGCTCCTCCAGCTGCAGATTTAGAGGAGGATTTTATGATCCTAGATGATGAGGCTCCTGTTCTTTTTGTCATTCCTCGCAAGGCGGAGGTCAGCAGGAATAAAAGACCTGTCCCAACAGATATCACAAAGGAGAATGTACTTACAGAACCGCACTCTACAGATCAGCTCTCACAGAGTGAAACTGATACAACAGATCACCATGGGAAGGATGATCAAAGAAACACAGCACAAACTGAGTCTGGTAAACAAAAACCGAAAGGAAAACTTGGAAAAGCCTCAAAAAAGAGCGTCAAAGACTCTGTAACTCATAATAGTCTTGAGGATGGAGCAGACCTTGTACCTGAAATGCTGGAGGACAGAGTTTCTGACCCGACCGCTTCTCAAACTGTACAGGGACACAAAACAGTGCCAACAG GAAAGAAACGTGCGAACAGAAAGGCACCTGAGCTAGCTGAGCTTTCTGACAAAGATGAAACAAATACAGGTGGCAGCCAAGAAATCCCAGTTACTGAGTCTAAAGCCACAAAGAAATCCTCAAAGTCATCCAAAAAGGAGAGACCAGGGCCAAAAGCTAAGGAGAAATCCAGTAAAGACACTGCTGCAGCGGATCATCACTCCACCAAATCCAACAAAAAAcgaaagaaagataaaaaagaagaaaCTGCCCCTAAGACAAAGAAAATAACTTCTGAACTACAAATAGAGTTGGAACAGATAGATCCTTCCTGTGAGGAGCAAGAGCATGAACCTTCACCTGCCCTCAATGAGCAAGAGGAGGAACAAACGACAG CTGTGAATAAACAATCTTCACACAAAGACGACGCCGTGCATCCAGGCAAAAAACAGAAGAGAAAAGAGACAAAAAGGGTGGAACCAAAACCAAAGGATCCACCAACAATAGCATCTGACATTTCTTCAGACAGTCCTATGTGTGGCAGGAGGAAGAGGCGATCTCCAGGAGAGTGGTGGCTTACTAGCCCGAATGAAAGTACCACAGAGCCCCAGCCAAAGCAAGTGTTGAGTATGGCACAAAAGAGGAGAGCCAGTACTAAAGCATCAACAAAGCAAGCAGCTGCTGTTGATTCAGAGGAAACGGTGTCTATCAGGCCTTCCCAGGGGAATCAGAAAAAACAGAAAACTCGCAACTTATTGAACAGTGCTAAAAAGGCAATAACAGGGGACGATGGACATAACACTGCAGCTGAGCAGAGGACTGCTAAGAAAACAGTTAGTCGAAGGAAACCAAAATCAGCAGCCACTCAACCTCAAACGGCATCACCAGGAGAGGAAGTGGGAGCTTGTCTGAATGAGAATGATGCAGACATTAGTCCAGAATTATGTAGTCCTAACAGACGGCACGACATCCTATCAG GTGAAAAGAGAGTGTTTGACTGGGTCTACTCACGTGAAACTGGTTCTGCACAGAAACAGACTTCATGTTCTCTTAGAAAACCAGACAGTTCTGTACCAGAAAAAATTCCTcagaaaagacaaagaaaagcaCCTTCCGATTGGTGGGAGGCGCCACAGTCCCAGGAACCAGCCGATGGGCATCCTACACTTCACAGGCCTCCTCCACAAAAGTCTGAACTAACAAATACTCCTTTTCATGGTGCGTTTAATAAGGACGGAAAttcaatgaaattacaaaaaacaaagaaTCTTACTAGGAACCTAAAAAGAAACAATACCAACACACCAAAGTCAATCAAACGATCTTTAGCTTCAATGAATGCCATTTTTGCTTCTCAAAAACCTGAAAACACGGTTAAAAGTGTATTAAGGTGCAGGAAACAGGGACGCAGAAACCTCCTTCACTCTCTTGAGGACCAGTCAGATCACTCGAGTGAGAGTACGGGCCAAAATGATGATCAGCTTCAGGGAAATGGTTGTGCCTCCTTTGGCTTTACCAGTGGTGTTACCATGGAGCCGTCAGGGACCAGAAACAAAACAAGTGTCCGACTATCCAGTGGACCCAACAGGTTATCTGATGT TGACGTTGCTTTCAGAAGTGGGCCGTCATCAATGCTTGAGCTTCAGCGGcatgatgaagaggatgatgatATTG ACTTGCCATCGTCTAAAGTGATTCTGTCAACGAGAGTGACAGCGCATGAGGGACAGGCTCCACGGGTGTTGGCGCAGTGTGATTTCTGTGGGCCTCCACTGCAGCCTATTGTCCTGGAGGAAGAGGATTGGAACAACTTACATGAGTGGTTCTCTCACCTCTGGCCCCCAGCCTCTAAAG ATGGGAGAGTTATTAGTCCTGATGACTTCCACTGGCACTCCCATGGAGGCCGAGCAATGGGCCACATGGTTGACCTCCAGAGCCACTCTTTCTCACATGGAAAGATTCTGCTGGGGTCATTCATGAAGAAACCCCCACAGGTGGACCTTGATACAGTTTCT GTATTCAGCATTATCTCAAGTTGTGTGCGTGTTGATATCGATGGTGTAAAGTCAGTCTACAATTCTGGACAAGTGTTTATGATACCCTCTG gaCATATGTATAGCATTCAAAACCTCTGTCAGGAGCCTGCAGTGCTGATTTACCACAGTCAAATAACACTCCGAGCTGACTGA